CGACCGACCCGTCGACCGGCCGCGCCGCCGCCGGGTCGGCGACCAGCGCGCCCGACGTCGACGTCGACGACCTCCCCGGCGGCCTGGCCGCCGCCCTGGAGGCGATCCTCATGGTCGCCGAGCACCCCGTGCCCGTGCCGCGCCTCGCCGCCGCCGTGCAGCGACCCGCCCCCGTCGTCGCGGCCCTGCTCGCCGACCTCGCCGCCGAGTACCGCGGCGACACCGGGGGCCGCCCCCGCGGGTTCGAGCTCCGCGAGGGAGCCGAGGGCTGGCGGATCTACTCCCGTCCCGCGCTCGCGGACGTCGTGGGACGGTTCGTGCTGGACGGCCAGTCGTCGCGGCTCAGCCAGGCGGCGCTGGAGACGCTCGCCGTCATCGCCTACCGTCAACCGGTCACGCGCGGACAGGTGTCCGCGGTGCGCGGCGTCAACGTCGACGGGGTGGTGCGCACGCTGCTGGCCCGGGGGCTGGTGGCCGAGACCGGCCAGGACCCGACGTCGGGCGCGTCCCTGTTCGGCACGACGGGGGAGTTCCTCGACCGCATGGGCTGGACGTCCCTCGCCGAGCTCCCCGCCCTGGCCCCGCACCTGCCCGGTGTGGAGGGCGTCGGCGAGCTGGACGGTCTCGGCCTCGACTGACCGCGCTGAGGCGAGGATCACGGTCCCCGCGGCGCCGTCGTGGCCCGTACGGCGCCGATCCGTTGCTCATCCGGTGCCCGCTCCTGCGACAATGGACCCCATGCCCACGACACGCCGCGGCGGGAGCCGCCGCCCCCAGCGCCAGCAGAAGCCCGTCACCCCGCCCGTCGACGTCCACGACCCCGACGGCATCCGGTTGCAGAAGGTGCTCGCCCAGGCCGGTCTCGGGTCCCGCCGCGCCTGCGAGGACCTCATCGCGAGCGGCCGCGTCGAGGTCGACGGCCAGATCGTCACCGAGCTCGGCGTCCGCGTCGACCCGGCCAAGGCCGTGGTGCACGTCGACGGCATGCGCGTCCAGCTCGACCCCACCAAGATCACCCTGGCCGTGAACAAGCCCATCGGCATGGTCTCGACCATGAGCGACCCCGACGGCCGGCCCACCCTGGCGGACCTCGTCGCGGACCGCTCCGAGCGGCTGTTCCACGTCGGTCGCCTCGACGCGGACTCCGAGGGCCTGCTGCTGCTCACCAACGACGGCGAGCTCGGCAACCGCCTCGCGCACCCCAGCTACGAGATCGCCAAGACCTACCGCGTGCAGGTCGAGGGCCCCGAGTTCTACCCGCGGGTCGCCAAGCAGCTCACCGACGGCGTCGAGCTCGAGGACGGCGTGGCGCGCATGGACTCGGTCCGCGTCGTCGACGCGGTGCCCGGCCGCGCCATGCTGGAGGTCGTCCTGCACTCGGGTCGCAACCGTGTGGTGCGCCGCATGCTGGAGGAGGTCGGCTACCCGGTGACGCGCCTCGTGCGCACCCGGATCGGCCCGATCGCCCTGGGCGACCTCAAGGTCGGCCGCACCCGCGTGCTGGGTCGCACGGAGCTCGGCACGCTGATGCGCGCCGTCGACCTCTGACCCCGACCGTCCCCTTCACCGCCGAAGTCCCCGCCCCGGAGCGTCCCGGGGCGCCGAGCAGAATGCGAGCACCAGTGGTCACCATCGCCGTCGACGGCCCCTCCGGGTCCGGCAAGTCCAGCGTCTCCCGGGCGGTCGCCACCCGGCTCGGCCTGGCCTACCTCGACACCGGGGCCATGTACCGGGCCGCGACCCTGTGGTGCGTGCGCTCGGGCGTGCCGCTGGAGGACGCCGGCGCGGTGGCCGCCGCGGTCGTGGCGATGCCGCTGGAGATGGGCGTCGACCCGTCGGCCCCGACGGTCGTGCTCGCCGGCGACGACGTCGCCGAGGCGATCCGCACCACCGACGTCTCGTCCGTCGTGTCGCAGGTCGCGACCAACCTCGACGTGCGCGCCGAGCTGCGCCGCCGTCAGCGGGCCGTTATCGAGACCGAGGCCGTGGGCGGGTTCTCCGGCGGGCGGGGCGTCGTGGCCGAGGGCCGCGACATCACCACCGTCGTCGCGCCCGACGCCGACGCCCGGGTGCTGCTCACCGCCAGCGAGGAGGCGCGGCTGCGCCGCCGCTCCCTGGAGGTGCACGGCGCGGCCGACGCCGACGCCGTCGAGGCGACCAAGGACCAGGTGCTGCGCCGCGACCGCGACGACGCCACGGTCAGCCAGTTCCTCGTGGCCGCCGACGGCGTCGCGACGGTCGACTCGAGCGACCTCGACTTCGACCAGACCGTCGAGGCGGTCCTGGCGGTCGTCGAGCACGTCACCGCCTGACACCACCGGACACCCGCCCGGCCGGGCGTGACGCGACTCTCGTCACGCCCGGCCCCGCCATGTCGTGCCCTCGTCCGCGCACCTGGGACAATGGTCACCATGACCACCCCCGCCGACGGCCCCGACCTCACGCCTGCCGACGCCCCCGACGACGCCGCGCCCGCCGTGACGTACGCCGACGACGAGGCCCGCGAGCGGGCGCTGCGCGCCGGCCTGGAGGACTTCGACCTCGACGAGGCCGACCGCGCCCTCCTCGACGCCGACTGGGACGACCTCGACGCCGAGCCGGCGCCCCTGGCGCTGCCCGTCCTCGCCGTCGTCGGTCGGCCGAACGTCGGCAAGTCGACGCTCGTCAACCGCATCCTCGGCCGCCGCGAGGCCGTCGTCGAGGACACGCCGGGCGTGACGCGCGACCGGGTCAGCTACCCCGCGGAGTGGTCGGGCCGGGACTTCACGCTCGTCGACACCGGCGGCTGGGAGGTCGACGTCGCCGGCATCGACTCCAAGGTGGCCGAGCAGGCCGAGGTCGCGATCGCGCTCGCCGACGCCGTGGTGTTCGTCGTGGACGCCCAGGTCGGCGCCACCGCGAGCGACGAGCGCGTCGTGGAGCTGCTGCGCCGCGCCGGCAAGCCGGTCGTGCTGTGCGCCAACAAGGTGGACGGCCCCGCCGGCGAGGCGGACGCCGCGTTCTTGTGGTCCCTCGGCCTCGGCGAGCCCATGCCCGTGTCCGCCCTGCACGGGCGCGGCCTGGGCGACATGCTCGACGCCGTCCTCGACGTCCTGCCGGAGCACTCCGCCTACGGCGAGGTGCGTCCCGACGGTCCGCGGCGGGTCGCGCTGGTCGGCCGCCCGAACGTCGGCAAGTCGTCGCTGCTCAACAGGATCGCCGGGTCCGAGCGCGTCGTCGTCGACGAGCTCGCCGGCACCACCCGCGACCCCGTCGACGAGCTCGTCGAGATCAAGGGCATCCCGTACTGGTTCGTCGACACCGCGGGCATCCGCCGTCGCGTCCACCAGACGTCCGGCGCGGACTTCTACGCCTCCCTGCGCACGCAGGCCGCCATCGAGAAGGCGGAGGTCGCCGTCGTCCTCGTCGACGCGTCCGTGCCGCTCACCGAGCAGGACACCCGCGTCATCTCGCAGGTCGTGGATGCCGGGCGCGCGCTCGTCCTGGCGTACAACAAGTGGGACCTCATGGACGACGACCGCCGCCCCTACCTGGAGCGGGAGATCGAGCGGGACCTCGTGCAGATCACGTGGGCGCCGCGCGTCAACGTCTCCGCCCGCACCGGCTGGCACACCGACAAGCTGGTGCGCGCCCTGGAGACGTCGCTCGAGTCGTGGGACTACCGCATCCCGACCGGCCGCCTCAACGGGTTCCTCGGCGAGCTCGTGGCCGCCCACCCGCACCCGCTGCGCGGCGGCAAGCAGCCGCGCATCCTGTTCGCCACCCAGGCGTCCACGCGTCCGCCGCGGTTCGTCATCTTCGCCACGGGGTTCCTCGAGGCCGGCTACCGCCGGTTCATCGAGCGTCGCCTGCGCGAGGAGTTCGGCTTCGAGGGCACCCCGATCCAGGTCAGTGTCCGCGTGCGGGAGAAGCGCAAGCGCTGACCCCCGCCGTGCCGAGCAGGCGACGGGCGCCCGTCCGCTCAGCCGGACGGGCGCCTGTCGCCTTCTCGACGCCGGGGAGCACGCCAGGACTGTGACGTCCGTCTCGTCCCGTCCTTCGTGCTGAGGTGTAGTCTCGACCGCGAACGAGCAGATGCTCGCGTGCTCTGGGGTCGGTGAAACTCCGAACCGGCGGTGATAGTCCGCGACCCGGTCACCTCACGGTGACCGGTTGACCAGGTGGAACTCCTGGACCGACGGTCAAAGTCCGGATGGGAAGACGCACGCGACGGCCTCCGCCCGTCCACCGGCGTCGTGGTCCCGTCCGCGACCCCGGGTGCTGCTGCGCACCCGCCGGTGGTCGGACGGCGACGCCGTGCTACGCCCCAGGGTCCGCGACCGGACGACAGGGGCAGCACATGACCTCCGCCGACGTGGCGGCCTCCACCCTCCTGCCCGCGGAGCGGGACGCGCTGTCGCGCGCCCTGACGCTGGCGGCGACCGACGGCCTCGTGCTGGGCGCGAACCCGCGGGTCGGGTGCGTGCTCCTGGATGCCGACGGCGCCGTCCTCGCGGAGGGCTTCCACCGGGGTGCGGGCACGCCGCACGCCGAGGCCGTCGCCCTGGCGAACGCGCGGCACGCCCTCGGCGCGGACGCGCTGCGCGGCGCCACCGCCGTCGTCACCCTCGAACCGTGCGCCCACACCGGCCGCACCGGCCCCTGCGCGCACGCCCTGCGCGACGCCGGCGTCGCCCGGGTCGTGTACGCCCAGGGCGACCCCAACCCCGTCGCCGCGGGCGGCGCGCAGGTGCTGCGCGAGGACGGGATCGACGTCGTCGACGCCTCGGGGCTCCTCGACGACGACCTCGCGGGCCGGGTGCGGGACATCAACCGTGTCTGGAGCGCCGCCGTCGCCCTCGGCCGGCCGTACGTCACCTGGAAGGTCGCGGCCAGCCTCGACGGCCGCACCGCCGCCGCCGACGGCACCTCCCGCTGGATCACGTCCGTCGCCGCCCGCCGCGACGTCCACCGGCTGCGCGCGACCGTCGACACCGTGCTCGTCGGCACCGGCACCCTGCTCGCCGACGACCCCGCCCTCACCGTGCGAGGGGTCCCGGCCGCCCAGCCGCTGCGCGCCGTCATGGGGCTGCGCGACGTCCCGGCGGACGCCCGGCTCGCCGCGCCCGGCCCGGACGGCGCCGATGCCGTGCACCTGCGCACCCGCGACCCCCACCAGGCACTCGCCACGTTGTGGGACCACGACCGCCGCCACGTCCTGCTGGAGGGCGGCGCCACCCTCGCCGCCGCGTTCTGGCGCGCCGGGCTCGTCGACGAGGTCGTCGCCTACGTCGCCCCCGTCCTGCTCGGCGCCGGCCCGACCGCCGTCGCCGACCTCGGCATCACCACCATCACCGGCGCCGCCCGGCTCGACGTCGTCGACGTGACCCTGGTCGCGCCCGACGACGACGACGCCCCCGGCGACACCACCGTGCGGCTCACCCTGCGGCCGCGGAAGGAGCAGTAGATGTTCACCGGCATCGTCACCGAGCTCGGCACCGTCGTCGCCCTGGAGCGCACCACCGACGCCGCCCGACTCACCGTCCGCTCGCCCGGTGTCCTCGACGGCGTCCGGCACGGCGACTCGATCGCCGTGAACGGCTGCTGCCTCACCGTCGCCGCGCACGACGCCGACACCTGGACCGCCGACCTCATGGCCGAGACCCTGGACCGCACCACGCTCGGCGGCCTGCGCCCCGGCGACGTGGTCGACCTCGAGCCCGCGCTCGCCGTCGGCGACCGCCTCGGCGGGCACATCGTCCAGGGGCACGTCGACGGCGTCGGCACCGTGCTCGCCCGCACCCCGGGCGAACGCTGGGACGTCGTCGAGATCTCCCTGCCGGCCGACCTCGCGCGGTACGTCGTCGCCAAGGGCTCCGTCGCCGTCGACGGCGTCTCCCTCACCGTGGTCGCCGCGGGGGAGACGTCGTTCACCGTCAGCCTCATCCCCGAGACCCTCGCCCGCACGACGCTCGGCACCCGCGGAGTCGGCGACACCGTCAACCTGGAGACCGACGTGCTGGCCCGGCACGTCGAGCGTCTCCTGCAGTCCGGCGCGGCCGTCGGCACCCCCGCCATCCAGCCCGAGGAGGCCACCCTGTGAGCACCCGTCCCGACCTGGTCGCACGCGTCGAGCGCGCGATCGCCGCCGTCGCCGCCGGGCGGGCCGTCGTCGTCATGGACGACACCGACCGGGAGAACGAGGGCGACCTCATCCTCGCCGCCGAGGCCGCCACCCCCGAGCTCATGGGGTTCGTCGTCCGGCACACCAGCGGCCTCGTCTGCGTCGCCGCCGACGGCGCCACCCTCGACCGGCTCGCCCTGCCGCTCATGGTCACCGAGAACCGCGACGCCTACCGCACCGCCTACACCGTGACCGTCGACGCCGCTCACGGCGTCACCACCGGCATCTCCGCCGCCGACCGCGCCCTGACCGCCCGCACCCTCGCCGACCCGCACGCGACGCCCGGCGACCTCACCCGGCCCGGGCACGTCCTCCCGCTGCGCGCCCACGACGGCGGCGTGCTGGCCCGCCGCGGGCACACCGAGTCCGCCGTCGACCTCGCCCGCCTCGCCGGACGAGGCAGCGTCGGCGTCCT
This Isoptericola jiangsuensis DNA region includes the following protein-coding sequences:
- the scpB gene encoding SMC-Scp complex subunit ScpB, which gives rise to MSQDTATEALTGGAAGTGAAPDATDSSTDPSTGRAAAGSATSAPDVDVDDLPGGLAAALEAILMVAEHPVPVPRLAAAVQRPAPVVAALLADLAAEYRGDTGGRPRGFELREGAEGWRIYSRPALADVVGRFVLDGQSSRLSQAALETLAVIAYRQPVTRGQVSAVRGVNVDGVVRTLLARGLVAETGQDPTSGASLFGTTGEFLDRMGWTSLAELPALAPHLPGVEGVGELDGLGLD
- a CDS encoding pseudouridine synthase, which encodes MPTTRRGGSRRPQRQQKPVTPPVDVHDPDGIRLQKVLAQAGLGSRRACEDLIASGRVEVDGQIVTELGVRVDPAKAVVHVDGMRVQLDPTKITLAVNKPIGMVSTMSDPDGRPTLADLVADRSERLFHVGRLDADSEGLLLLTNDGELGNRLAHPSYEIAKTYRVQVEGPEFYPRVAKQLTDGVELEDGVARMDSVRVVDAVPGRAMLEVVLHSGRNRVVRRMLEEVGYPVTRLVRTRIGPIALGDLKVGRTRVLGRTELGTLMRAVDL
- the cmk gene encoding (d)CMP kinase: MRAPVVTIAVDGPSGSGKSSVSRAVATRLGLAYLDTGAMYRAATLWCVRSGVPLEDAGAVAAAVVAMPLEMGVDPSAPTVVLAGDDVAEAIRTTDVSSVVSQVATNLDVRAELRRRQRAVIETEAVGGFSGGRGVVAEGRDITTVVAPDADARVLLTASEEARLRRRSLEVHGAADADAVEATKDQVLRRDRDDATVSQFLVAADGVATVDSSDLDFDQTVEAVLAVVEHVTA
- the der gene encoding ribosome biogenesis GTPase Der → MTTPADGPDLTPADAPDDAAPAVTYADDEARERALRAGLEDFDLDEADRALLDADWDDLDAEPAPLALPVLAVVGRPNVGKSTLVNRILGRREAVVEDTPGVTRDRVSYPAEWSGRDFTLVDTGGWEVDVAGIDSKVAEQAEVAIALADAVVFVVDAQVGATASDERVVELLRRAGKPVVLCANKVDGPAGEADAAFLWSLGLGEPMPVSALHGRGLGDMLDAVLDVLPEHSAYGEVRPDGPRRVALVGRPNVGKSSLLNRIAGSERVVVDELAGTTRDPVDELVEIKGIPYWFVDTAGIRRRVHQTSGADFYASLRTQAAIEKAEVAVVLVDASVPLTEQDTRVISQVVDAGRALVLAYNKWDLMDDDRRPYLEREIERDLVQITWAPRVNVSARTGWHTDKLVRALETSLESWDYRIPTGRLNGFLGELVAAHPHPLRGGKQPRILFATQASTRPPRFVIFATGFLEAGYRRFIERRLREEFGFEGTPIQVSVRVREKRKR
- the ribD gene encoding bifunctional diaminohydroxyphosphoribosylaminopyrimidine deaminase/5-amino-6-(5-phosphoribosylamino)uracil reductase RibD: MTSADVAASTLLPAERDALSRALTLAATDGLVLGANPRVGCVLLDADGAVLAEGFHRGAGTPHAEAVALANARHALGADALRGATAVVTLEPCAHTGRTGPCAHALRDAGVARVVYAQGDPNPVAAGGAQVLREDGIDVVDASGLLDDDLAGRVRDINRVWSAAVALGRPYVTWKVAASLDGRTAAADGTSRWITSVAARRDVHRLRATVDTVLVGTGTLLADDPALTVRGVPAAQPLRAVMGLRDVPADARLAAPGPDGADAVHLRTRDPHQALATLWDHDRRHVLLEGGATLAAAFWRAGLVDEVVAYVAPVLLGAGPTAVADLGITTITGAARLDVVDVTLVAPDDDDAPGDTTVRLTLRPRKEQ
- a CDS encoding riboflavin synthase; translation: MFTGIVTELGTVVALERTTDAARLTVRSPGVLDGVRHGDSIAVNGCCLTVAAHDADTWTADLMAETLDRTTLGGLRPGDVVDLEPALAVGDRLGGHIVQGHVDGVGTVLARTPGERWDVVEISLPADLARYVVAKGSVAVDGVSLTVVAAGETSFTVSLIPETLARTTLGTRGVGDTVNLETDVLARHVERLLQSGAAVGTPAIQPEEATL